Proteins encoded within one genomic window of Bradyrhizobium sp. CB1717:
- a CDS encoding quinone oxidoreductase: MTHAIRFHKTGGPEVLVWEEVSVGKPGPGGARIRHTAVGLNFVDIYNRSGLYPAQLPSGLGSEAAGVVEEVGPDVTDLKPGDRVAYGASPLGAYSEARLIPADRLLKLPDGVDDKTAAAMMLKGLTTQYLIRQTYRVKAGDTILLHAAAGGVGLILSQWAKHLGATVIGTVSNDEKAKLAKAHGCEHVIIYTREDFVKRVDEITGGKKVPVVYDSVGKDTFLKSLDCLAPLGVAALFGQSSGAVEPLNLGLLAQKGSLYVTRPTLFTYAAKRENLVAMAGELFDVVKSGAVKIEVHQTYPLKDAAKAHADLAARKTTGSTVLLV; this comes from the coding sequence ATGACGCATGCCATTCGCTTTCACAAGACCGGCGGCCCTGAGGTCCTGGTCTGGGAAGAGGTCAGTGTCGGCAAGCCTGGACCTGGCGGGGCGCGCATTCGCCACACGGCCGTCGGCCTCAACTTCGTCGACATCTACAACCGATCCGGTCTCTATCCCGCGCAATTGCCGAGCGGGCTCGGCAGCGAGGCGGCCGGTGTGGTTGAGGAGGTCGGTCCTGATGTCACCGATCTAAAGCCGGGCGATCGCGTCGCTTATGGCGCCTCGCCGCTCGGTGCCTATTCCGAGGCGCGGCTGATCCCCGCCGACCGTCTTTTGAAGCTGCCCGATGGCGTCGATGACAAGACCGCGGCGGCGATGATGCTGAAGGGACTGACGACGCAGTACCTGATCCGGCAGACCTATCGGGTGAAGGCCGGTGACACCATCCTGCTCCATGCCGCGGCCGGTGGTGTCGGCCTCATCCTCAGCCAGTGGGCCAAGCATCTCGGCGCGACCGTGATCGGCACGGTCAGCAACGACGAAAAGGCGAAGCTCGCCAAGGCGCATGGCTGCGAGCACGTGATCATCTACACGCGCGAGGATTTCGTGAAGCGGGTTGACGAGATCACCGGCGGCAAGAAGGTGCCGGTGGTGTATGATTCCGTCGGCAAGGACACATTCCTGAAATCGCTGGATTGTCTCGCGCCGCTCGGCGTCGCTGCGCTGTTCGGCCAGTCCTCAGGCGCGGTCGAGCCGCTCAATCTCGGCCTGCTCGCCCAGAAGGGCTCGCTCTACGTCACCCGGCCGACGTTGTTCACCTATGCCGCCAAGCGCGAGAACCTTGTGGCGATGGCGGGCGAGCTGTTCGACGTCGTCAAGTCCGGCGCTGTGAAGATCGAGGTGCACCAGACCTATCCGCTGAAGGACGCGGCCAAGGCGCATGCCGATCTCGCCGCGCGCAAGACGACGGGATCGACCGTTCTCCTGGTGTAA
- a CDS encoding S24 family peptidase, translating to MLDVAMIERGLEKTGKSKGGLAAAMGVRPGAVSEILGGERLVKASEIIPIMEYLELNLAPIMGRVGAGAVIEPDYEQVPPEGLGDIALPFPIMEETVAFEIVGDSMLPKYESGDVIVVYKDQRHPLSSFYGEEAVVRLKTGERYLKTIERGKSPSVVNLTSFNAKPIVGVKLDWVGEICLSMPKGQLERLRAKSARPRKKGK from the coding sequence ATGTTGGACGTTGCAATGATCGAGCGGGGCCTGGAGAAGACGGGCAAGAGCAAGGGCGGCCTGGCAGCTGCCATGGGCGTGCGGCCCGGCGCGGTGTCGGAGATCCTCGGTGGCGAGCGCCTCGTGAAGGCGTCGGAAATCATTCCGATCATGGAATATCTCGAGCTCAATCTCGCGCCGATCATGGGCCGCGTCGGCGCCGGCGCGGTGATCGAGCCGGACTATGAGCAGGTTCCCCCGGAAGGCCTCGGTGACATCGCGCTGCCCTTCCCGATCATGGAAGAGACCGTTGCCTTCGAGATCGTGGGCGATTCGATGCTGCCCAAATACGAGAGCGGCGACGTGATCGTGGTCTACAAGGATCAGCGCCATCCGCTGTCGAGCTTCTACGGCGAAGAGGCAGTGGTCCGGCTCAAGACCGGCGAACGCTATTTGAAGACCATCGAGCGGGGTAAATCCCCCTCCGTCGTCAATCTCACCAGCTTCAACGCCAAGCCGATCGTCGGCGTCAAGCTCGACTGGGTCGGCGAGATCTGCCTGTCGATGCCCAAGGGGCAACTCGAACGGCTGCGCGCCAAGTCGGCGCGTCCCCGCAAGAAGGGCAAGTAG
- a CDS encoding GcrA family cell cycle regulator, whose translation MEPGHWPSEHSDALRDFFLKGMSYAEIGRQINARFGTAYTRNAVIGRAKRLGLVVPEWMTSPSIVPPLPGEALVSPRRSALPNLNLPPKSAMKPAARVKLRCVGVRPRLIELVELEAADCRYPYGGDKDGEEITFCGHPRQPGSSYCAPHARLTRRSGAASARIATPAALRLVSPA comes from the coding sequence ATGGAACCGGGCCATTGGCCGTCGGAACACTCCGACGCGCTTCGCGACTTTTTTCTCAAGGGAATGTCTTATGCGGAGATCGGAAGGCAGATTAACGCAAGATTCGGAACGGCTTACACACGCAACGCGGTGATCGGCCGCGCCAAGCGGCTCGGACTCGTCGTGCCGGAATGGATGACGAGCCCCTCGATCGTTCCGCCTTTGCCGGGCGAGGCTCTGGTTTCGCCACGCCGCTCGGCACTGCCGAACCTGAACCTGCCGCCGAAGTCCGCAATGAAGCCCGCCGCACGGGTCAAGTTGCGCTGCGTCGGCGTCCGGCCGCGCCTGATCGAGCTGGTCGAGCTCGAGGCGGCCGACTGCCGCTATCCCTACGGCGGCGACAAGGATGGGGAGGAGATCACCTTCTGCGGCCATCCGCGCCAGCCGGGCTCCAGCTATTGCGCACCGCATGCGCGCCTGACGCGCCGTTCCGGAGCTGCGTCAGCTCGCATCGCAACTCCGGCCGCGCTGAGGCTGGTCTCCCCCGCCTGA
- a CDS encoding phasin: MIEPKLEVPAELRDLAEKTIDQAEKAFGMFFEAATKSMTSVPGAGTEVSKQALAFTEQNMKSAFEHARKLVHATDLQEAMRIQSDFLRSQFTSAGDHMRQMTGSLMQSGKGKS, from the coding sequence ATGATCGAACCGAAGCTCGAAGTTCCGGCCGAACTGCGCGACCTGGCCGAGAAGACAATTGACCAGGCAGAGAAAGCGTTCGGCATGTTTTTCGAAGCCGCCACGAAATCGATGACGTCCGTTCCGGGAGCCGGGACGGAGGTGTCGAAACAGGCGCTTGCTTTCACCGAGCAGAACATGAAGTCGGCATTCGAGCATGCACGCAAGCTCGTGCATGCCACCGACCTTCAGGAAGCCATGCGGATCCAGTCCGATTTCCTGCGCAGCCAGTTCACCAGCGCCGGAGATCACATGCGGCAGATGACCGGCAGTCTCATGCAGTCAGGCAAGGGCAAATCCTGA
- a CDS encoding cytochrome c, whose translation MHQHLRRICLLLVATSSLSASSALAADAGHGADLAKRWCASCHVVASGQAEASADVPSFASVARRAEFSSEKLAFFLLDPHPKMPNFPLSRSEAGDIAAYIGSLRP comes from the coding sequence ATGCACCAGCATTTGAGACGAATTTGCCTGCTGCTCGTCGCGACCTCGAGCTTGAGCGCGTCCTCTGCTCTGGCCGCCGACGCCGGTCACGGTGCCGACCTCGCCAAGCGCTGGTGTGCAAGCTGCCACGTCGTGGCCAGTGGCCAGGCGGAAGCCAGCGCCGACGTCCCATCTTTTGCATCCGTTGCGCGGCGAGCGGAGTTCAGTTCGGAGAAGCTCGCCTTCTTCCTGCTCGACCCGCATCCGAAGATGCCGAACTTTCCCCTGAGCCGAAGCGAAGCCGGCGACATCGCGGCCTACATCGGATCACTGCGTCCTTAG
- a CDS encoding alpha/beta fold hydrolase, translating to MKRVFAILAFFCLLGVGEYFIVSRFAIRHEALTLFDASRQRPISVEIAVRRDYETKANLGLWKLPLAIISNGNTVKATEYSFLANALAARGYLVASVQQDLPSDPPLMTQVGQQYVGRREVYIRCEANILFTLGQLKKRQENVDYDHITLVGHSNGGDVSMYVAHQHPELVSKVITLDNLRVPFVLSDNMKILSFRSKDPHFLTDSGVLPTPEEAKARGIDIVHTGAQHNEMSDRGPDAVKEKIQATLDRFLRDSASSALAPADTKSPMIMNPGDY from the coding sequence ATGAAGAGGGTGTTTGCAATCCTGGCGTTTTTTTGCCTCCTCGGGGTCGGCGAATATTTCATCGTCAGCCGGTTCGCGATTCGCCACGAGGCTTTGACCCTGTTCGACGCCTCGCGCCAGCGGCCGATCTCGGTCGAGATCGCGGTGCGACGCGACTACGAGACCAAGGCCAATCTCGGTCTCTGGAAGCTGCCGCTTGCCATCATCAGCAACGGCAATACCGTCAAGGCCACCGAATATTCCTTCCTCGCCAACGCGCTCGCCGCGCGCGGCTATCTCGTTGCCAGCGTCCAGCAGGACCTGCCGAGCGACCCGCCGCTGATGACCCAAGTCGGTCAGCAATATGTCGGCCGGCGTGAAGTCTATATTCGTTGCGAGGCCAACATCCTCTTCACCCTGGGCCAACTCAAGAAACGGCAAGAGAACGTCGACTACGACCACATCACCCTCGTCGGCCATTCCAACGGCGGCGACGTCTCGATGTATGTCGCCCATCAGCACCCGGAGCTGGTGTCGAAAGTCATCACGCTCGATAATCTGCGGGTCCCTTTCGTCCTCAGCGACAACATGAAGATCCTCTCGTTCCGCTCGAAGGATCCGCATTTCCTCACCGACTCGGGCGTGCTGCCGACCCCGGAAGAGGCCAAGGCGCGCGGCATCGACATCGTCCACACCGGTGCGCAGCACAACGAAATGAGCGACCGCGGTCCCGATGCGGTCAAGGAGAAGATCCAGGCGACGCTCGACCGCTTCCTGCGTGACAGCGCCAGCAGCGCACTCGCTCCGGCTGACACCAAAAGTCCGATGATCATGAACCCCGGCGACTATTAG
- a CDS encoding POTRA domain-containing protein, producing the protein MRLTNLYRPAATTPSNYGDRFVARVEKRHFVTALALLVPIFAGVPQAFAQQANQPGFDPRQPEKYFENQTERETLNRPPVKLPTVGQTNTGGDTKPQFVLRDISVTGAHAIPRDRIAAVYQPYLGKKVSQADLAAIAGAISDLYRADGFHLSRAIVPPQDIADGRVRIQVIEGAIVQAELKGDGAEQFGVRPMLGPVLAEQPSQLATLERQLFLINGRPGVRITDTALEEIGGTTGRFRLIVYLKTWHVFSSFGLDNLGSSSVGPWQTYATGAFNSYLAPGDTLAVNLSTIANDPRELGFARLSYDAPVGVDGVRLGASVLYSAVRPGDARRLDSDITTTEAFEVRASTVPFMSQSSALTLTLAGTFSNVSEHDLYGPWYNDHIRTASLTADYRLQDRFGGTNFATLTYRQGLDVFGASHFDDDLLSRDGASSNFSVLNLWFTRYQVLNDVWSLKLSAASQTASRPLFTSQQFYLGGAAFGRGYGAAEISGDNGLAGSLELRFDQKLNFRYWSGYQLYAFGDAGAVWNDGYRLSDGLSLTSAGAGVRFFLWDDLQADLGVAVPLSYRAPDNERRSPRFLFTLSSAFRLCPERNRGGCL; encoded by the coding sequence ATGCGGCTAACGAACCTTTACCGCCCCGCGGCAACCACTCCGTCAAACTACGGAGACAGGTTTGTTGCGCGCGTTGAGAAGCGGCATTTCGTTACCGCATTGGCGTTGCTGGTACCGATTTTTGCGGGAGTTCCGCAAGCCTTCGCACAACAGGCGAACCAGCCGGGTTTCGATCCTCGCCAGCCCGAGAAATACTTTGAAAACCAAACCGAGCGGGAAACGCTGAACCGTCCCCCGGTCAAGCTTCCGACCGTCGGCCAAACCAACACCGGCGGCGACACCAAGCCCCAATTTGTCCTGCGCGACATCAGCGTCACCGGTGCTCATGCCATCCCTCGCGATCGTATCGCCGCGGTCTATCAACCCTATCTCGGCAAGAAGGTCTCGCAGGCCGACCTCGCCGCGATCGCCGGCGCGATCAGCGACCTCTATCGGGCCGATGGTTTCCATCTGAGCCGGGCCATCGTGCCGCCGCAAGACATTGCCGATGGCCGCGTCCGGATCCAGGTGATCGAAGGCGCCATCGTGCAGGCCGAGCTGAAAGGCGACGGCGCCGAGCAGTTCGGCGTGAGGCCGATGCTTGGGCCGGTTCTGGCCGAGCAGCCGTCGCAGCTGGCAACGCTCGAACGCCAGCTCTTCCTCATCAACGGCAGGCCCGGCGTCCGGATCACCGATACCGCGCTGGAGGAGATCGGCGGTACGACCGGCCGTTTCCGCCTCATCGTTTATTTGAAGACATGGCACGTCTTCTCGTCGTTTGGCCTGGACAATCTCGGCTCGTCCTCGGTCGGTCCATGGCAGACCTACGCGACGGGCGCGTTCAACTCCTACCTTGCGCCCGGCGATACGCTGGCGGTCAACCTGTCGACCATTGCCAACGACCCGCGCGAGCTCGGCTTTGCCCGGCTGTCCTATGACGCGCCCGTCGGCGTCGACGGCGTGCGGCTCGGCGCGTCCGTCCTCTACAGCGCGGTCCGGCCGGGCGACGCCCGCCGCCTCGACAGCGACATCACCACGACCGAAGCTTTCGAGGTGCGGGCGAGCACGGTGCCCTTCATGTCGCAATCCTCGGCGCTGACGCTGACCCTGGCCGGGACCTTCAGCAACGTGTCGGAGCATGACCTGTACGGCCCCTGGTACAACGACCACATCAGGACCGCGAGCCTGACCGCCGACTACCGGCTCCAGGATCGCTTCGGCGGCACCAACTTCGCGACGCTGACCTACCGCCAGGGCCTCGACGTCTTCGGCGCCTCACATTTCGACGACGATCTGCTATCGCGCGACGGCGCCTCGTCGAACTTTTCGGTGCTGAACCTTTGGTTCACGCGCTATCAGGTGCTCAACGACGTCTGGTCGCTCAAGCTTTCCGCGGCGAGCCAGACGGCATCGCGGCCGCTGTTCACCTCGCAGCAATTCTACCTCGGCGGCGCCGCCTTCGGCCGGGGCTATGGCGCAGCCGAGATCAGCGGCGACAACGGTCTTGCCGGCTCGCTCGAGCTGCGGTTCGACCAGAAGCTCAATTTCCGCTACTGGAGCGGCTACCAGCTCTACGCCTTCGGCGACGCTGGCGCAGTCTGGAACGACGGTTACAGGCTGAGCGACGGCCTGTCGCTGACGTCAGCCGGAGCCGGTGTGCGCTTCTTCCTGTGGGACGACCTCCAGGCCGATCTCGGCGTGGCCGTCCCCTTGAGCTACCGGGCGCCGGACAATGAACGCCGCAGCCCGCGCTTCCTGTTCACGCTGTCGAGCGCGTTTCGGCTCTGCCCCGAGCGTAACAGGGGCGGCTGCCTGTAG
- a CDS encoding FecR family protein has protein sequence MLGRIGMRCAFMAALTLGMASGAFAADDGVWSVSKATGEVWVATDGAQQVSLNQERTLKPGNTIRTGRNGRVLLVRGEETILISPNSVVGLPAEKKDGLSTTIIQQAGSILLEVEKRNVKHFEVETPYLAAVVKGTQFSVTVGAGSTKVGVLRGQVEVSDFKTGQIAQVMPGQSATAFEHGKPGLSLGGSGTFNPIEHGKPRASTIERLPVPKSGLSAPRNAANGQAIHALGPIDKGTKAAGASMQSHQAAGGQAPRAGVVRISSSLGEVKLNVHKVTKGLAHGAVATGRVRNANSSTGTSTATVWSDSSSNTTTTASNSSTVTAVVASSSASTASATSTSSGATTTVATTAGSSGNVSTGTSGTGSSGTGATGNGSGGTGNNGNNGNSGNNGHNGNGNNGHHYGWYWGRGHH, from the coding sequence ATGCTCGGCAGAATTGGAATGCGGTGCGCCTTCATGGCGGCGCTGACCCTGGGAATGGCTTCCGGTGCGTTCGCCGCGGACGATGGCGTCTGGTCGGTCAGCAAGGCCACCGGTGAGGTCTGGGTTGCGACCGACGGTGCGCAACAGGTCTCGCTGAACCAGGAAAGGACCCTCAAGCCCGGCAACACTATCCGCACCGGACGCAATGGCCGGGTGCTGCTCGTCCGCGGCGAGGAGACGATCCTGATCTCGCCCAATTCCGTTGTGGGCTTACCTGCCGAGAAGAAGGACGGGCTTTCGACCACCATCATCCAGCAGGCGGGTTCGATCCTGCTCGAAGTCGAGAAGCGCAACGTCAAGCATTTCGAGGTCGAGACGCCTTATCTCGCCGCCGTCGTCAAGGGAACGCAGTTCAGCGTCACGGTGGGTGCGGGCAGCACCAAGGTCGGCGTGCTCCGCGGCCAGGTCGAGGTCTCCGACTTCAAGACCGGACAGATCGCACAAGTCATGCCGGGACAATCGGCTACCGCCTTCGAGCATGGCAAGCCCGGGCTCAGCCTGGGCGGCAGCGGCACCTTCAATCCGATCGAGCATGGCAAGCCGCGCGCCTCGACGATCGAGCGACTCCCAGTCCCGAAATCGGGATTGTCGGCGCCGCGCAACGCGGCGAACGGCCAGGCGATCCACGCGCTCGGTCCGATCGACAAGGGGACCAAGGCAGCGGGCGCGTCGATGCAATCGCATCAGGCGGCCGGAGGCCAGGCGCCCAGGGCTGGCGTCGTGCGGATCTCGAGCTCGCTCGGCGAGGTCAAGCTGAATGTCCACAAGGTGACGAAGGGCCTTGCCCACGGAGCGGTGGCAACGGGGCGCGTGCGCAACGCAAATTCCAGCACAGGTACCAGCACAGCTACGGTGTGGAGCGACAGCTCGTCGAACACCACCACCACAGCCTCCAACAGCTCCACCGTGACGGCGGTCGTCGCGAGCAGCAGCGCGTCAACGGCCAGCGCCACGTCGACGTCGTCGGGTGCGACGACGACCGTTGCGACCACTGCCGGGTCGAGCGGCAACGTGTCCACCGGAACTTCCGGGACCGGAAGCAGTGGGACGGGTGCGACCGGCAACGGAAGCGGCGGCACCGGCAACAATGGCAACAACGGTAACAGTGGCAACAACGGCCACAACGGAAATGGCAATAACGGCCACCACTACGGTTGGTACTGGGGCAGAGGCCACCACTAG
- a CDS encoding EAL domain-containing protein, with protein MKRYRPHILVVIALAVVLSTGWHASLRNALTDLRFAWQSRAASGNVVVVAIDAPSIDQVGVWPWPRRLHAELLHRLEAAGVQDVAFDVDFSTPSDPVSDEAFVKALRDVGGSTILPSFRQPTAHGGAVHLNRPLKPFSNQSWPALVNVAVESDGLVRRYPFGEKFGDALMPSMAVVLAGQDASRRPPFLIDFSIQAASIPRVSYVEVIRGDTATLDKLRDKKIIVGATALELGDRFSVPNGGIVSGPVLQALAAESILQNRTLRWTSDIGMILGLGAICLMMMYSWRRFAPGVRVAILVTAGAAVELTAVLVQARWPLVIDTSLFHIAIIAYLTAIALDEIDFRSLLGRIAESRFHRIAMSLGDGLVCTDAEHRITVWNPGASAIFGYMPAEIIGRPFETLCAVPANGAARPSMGDAARQALLVPGGAVVVEFEGRRKNGETFAVEASFSGWQGTDGFQYGAILRDISVRKREAERVRYLAEHDALTGLANRNMLHAGLTGLITAAERRSSDVALLVLGLDGFQQINDMLGHSAGDLVLRAVAERLSNEVDGKAIVARLSGDEFAIALDCAEVGEPIAAFAERIARAFEAPLVTGTRQHRVRISIGVAVYPDGGHTADDLLGNGHLALSRAKATRRGSHVIFESTIRQELENRLTLESELALAADRGEFELFYQPQVRLVDGSLLGAEALIRWRHPVRGYVSPGEFMPVVNTSALSERIASWVMETACRQARAWELSGNSVRVAINLSPSQLDSGDLAHSVAELLKATGLTPSLLELEVTEDILLHDEGRVLDMFKRIQQLGVRVLFDDFGTGYASLSYLKKFPLDGLKIDRSFVLDLLADSDDAAIVGSTIGLSKQLGLTVVAEGIENRATADFLVSMGCEEGQGYFFGRPVPVAAFEKQFQPGYEAVSAA; from the coding sequence GTGAAACGCTATCGACCGCATATTCTCGTCGTGATCGCGCTTGCGGTCGTGCTGTCCACGGGGTGGCATGCTTCGCTTCGCAATGCGCTCACCGATCTGCGGTTCGCCTGGCAGTCGCGTGCGGCGAGCGGCAATGTCGTCGTGGTCGCCATCGACGCGCCGTCGATCGACCAGGTCGGGGTGTGGCCCTGGCCGCGCCGGCTGCACGCCGAGCTGTTGCACAGGCTCGAGGCGGCGGGAGTGCAAGACGTCGCCTTCGACGTTGACTTCAGCACGCCATCGGATCCGGTCTCCGACGAGGCCTTCGTCAAGGCGCTTCGGGACGTCGGCGGTTCGACGATCCTGCCGTCCTTCAGGCAACCGACGGCACATGGTGGCGCGGTTCACCTCAATCGCCCCCTCAAGCCGTTCAGCAACCAGTCGTGGCCGGCCCTCGTCAATGTTGCGGTCGAATCCGACGGGTTGGTTCGTCGTTATCCGTTCGGTGAGAAATTCGGCGATGCCCTGATGCCGTCCATGGCCGTCGTGTTGGCAGGACAGGACGCCAGCCGGAGACCGCCTTTCCTGATCGACTTCAGTATTCAGGCGGCGTCCATTCCGCGCGTCTCCTATGTCGAGGTGATCCGCGGCGATACTGCGACTCTCGACAAGCTCAGGGACAAGAAGATCATCGTCGGCGCCACGGCGCTCGAGCTCGGCGACCGGTTCAGCGTTCCAAATGGCGGCATTGTCTCGGGGCCCGTGCTTCAGGCATTGGCGGCGGAATCGATCCTCCAGAACCGGACGCTGCGCTGGACCTCCGACATCGGTATGATCCTGGGCCTCGGCGCAATCTGCCTGATGATGATGTATTCGTGGCGCCGCTTCGCACCGGGCGTTCGCGTCGCAATCCTCGTCACGGCCGGGGCGGCCGTCGAGCTGACCGCGGTTCTCGTGCAGGCAAGATGGCCCCTCGTCATCGACACGTCGCTGTTCCACATTGCGATCATCGCCTATCTGACCGCGATCGCGCTCGACGAGATCGATTTCCGCAGCCTGTTGGGGCGCATCGCCGAAAGCCGCTTTCATCGCATCGCGATGTCGCTCGGCGATGGTCTCGTCTGCACCGACGCGGAGCACCGGATCACGGTCTGGAATCCCGGCGCGAGCGCGATCTTCGGCTACATGCCGGCCGAGATCATTGGCCGGCCGTTCGAAACCCTTTGTGCTGTGCCGGCGAACGGCGCGGCGAGGCCGTCGATGGGCGATGCCGCCCGTCAGGCGCTACTGGTTCCGGGCGGGGCCGTCGTCGTCGAGTTCGAAGGCCGGCGCAAGAATGGCGAGACCTTCGCCGTCGAGGCGAGCTTCTCCGGCTGGCAGGGAACGGATGGCTTCCAGTACGGCGCGATCCTGCGCGACATTTCGGTCCGCAAGCGCGAGGCCGAACGCGTCAGATATCTGGCCGAGCATGACGCGCTGACGGGGCTGGCCAATCGCAACATGCTGCACGCGGGCCTCACCGGTCTGATCACGGCGGCGGAGCGGCGGTCTTCCGACGTCGCGCTGCTCGTGCTCGGGCTCGACGGCTTCCAGCAGATCAACGACATGCTCGGACATTCGGCCGGCGACCTCGTGCTGCGGGCCGTTGCCGAGCGTCTCAGCAACGAAGTCGATGGCAAGGCGATCGTCGCCCGGCTGAGCGGGGACGAATTCGCCATCGCGCTCGACTGTGCGGAAGTCGGCGAGCCGATTGCTGCATTCGCCGAGCGGATCGCGCGCGCGTTCGAAGCGCCGCTCGTCACGGGCACACGACAGCACCGCGTTCGGATCAGCATCGGCGTTGCCGTCTATCCCGACGGTGGACACACTGCGGACGACCTCCTGGGCAACGGCCATCTGGCGCTGAGCCGCGCGAAGGCGACGCGGCGCGGCAGTCACGTGATCTTCGAAAGCACGATCAGGCAGGAGCTCGAGAACCGGCTGACGCTGGAGAGCGAATTGGCGCTCGCCGCGGATCGCGGCGAGTTCGAGCTGTTCTACCAGCCCCAGGTTCGTTTGGTCGACGGCAGCCTGCTCGGAGCCGAAGCGCTCATCCGCTGGCGGCATCCCGTGCGCGGTTACGTCTCGCCCGGCGAGTTCATGCCGGTGGTCAATACCTCGGCGCTATCAGAGCGGATCGCGAGCTGGGTCATGGAAACCGCCTGTCGGCAGGCGCGTGCGTGGGAATTGTCCGGCAACAGCGTACGCGTTGCGATCAATCTCTCGCCCTCTCAGCTCGACTCCGGCGACCTCGCGCATTCGGTTGCGGAGCTGCTCAAGGCGACGGGGCTCACGCCCTCGCTGCTCGAACTCGAGGTCACCGAAGATATCCTGCTGCATGACGAAGGCCGCGTGCTCGACATGTTCAAGCGGATCCAGCAGCTCGGCGTCCGCGTGCTGTTCGACGATTTCGGCACCGGTTACGCGAGCTTGAGCTATCTGAAGAAGTTTCCGCTCGACGGGCTCAAGATCGACCGCTCATTCGTGCTCGATCTGCTTGCCGATTCCGACGACGCCGCGATCGTCGGCTCGACCATCGGCCTCAGCAAGCAGCTCGGGCTCACGGTCGTGGCCGAAGGCATCGAGAACCGGGCCACGGCTGATTTCCTCGTCAGCATGGGGTGCGAGGAAGGACAGGGCTATTTCTTCGGCCGTCCGGTGCCTGTTGCGGCATTCGAGAAGCAATTCCAGCCTGGGTACGAAGCCGTCAGCGCTGCCTGA
- the rocF gene encoding arginase, producing MTDRTMTDRARRIALLGAPIDMGASQRGTLMGPAALRTAGLATLLESLDLEVVDYGDLSVAEVGDLADRPPEKANHYREIQRWTRVLSRRGYDIAKTGALPIFLGGDHTLSMGSVNAMARHWQERGRELFVLWLDAHADYNTPETTITANMHGMSAAFLCGEPGLDGLLGDDPRASIDPDRLDLFGARSIDKLEKELMRSRRIRVVDMRQIDEFGVAVLIRRVIERVRACNGVLHVSFDVDFLDPCVAPGVGTTVPGGATYREAHLIMELLHDSGVVGSVDIVELNPFLDERGRTARTAVELIGSLFGQQITDRPTPSNAIAPGE from the coding sequence GTGACCGATCGGACGATGACGGATCGAGCCCGGCGCATCGCCTTGCTCGGTGCTCCCATCGACATGGGAGCTTCGCAGCGTGGTACGCTGATGGGCCCCGCTGCGCTGCGCACCGCGGGCCTTGCGACACTGCTCGAAAGCCTGGATCTTGAAGTCGTCGATTACGGCGATCTCTCCGTGGCGGAGGTCGGCGACCTCGCTGACAGGCCGCCGGAAAAAGCCAATCACTACCGCGAAATCCAGCGCTGGACGCGCGTGCTGAGCCGCAGAGGCTATGACATCGCGAAAACCGGTGCGCTGCCGATCTTCCTCGGCGGCGATCACACGCTGTCGATGGGCTCGGTCAATGCCATGGCGCGCCACTGGCAAGAGCGCGGACGGGAGCTTTTCGTGCTCTGGCTGGACGCGCATGCCGACTACAATACGCCGGAGACGACGATCACGGCGAACATGCACGGCATGTCGGCGGCGTTTCTGTGCGGTGAGCCGGGTCTCGATGGCCTGCTCGGCGATGACCCGCGCGCGTCGATCGATCCTGATAGACTCGATCTGTTCGGCGCGCGTTCGATCGACAAGCTCGAAAAGGAGCTGATGCGCTCGCGCCGGATCAGGGTTGTCGACATGCGACAGATCGACGAATTCGGTGTTGCGGTGCTGATCCGGCGTGTCATCGAACGCGTCAGGGCCTGCAACGGCGTGCTGCATGTCAGTTTCGACGTCGACTTCCTCGACCCCTGCGTAGCGCCGGGCGTCGGCACGACGGTGCCGGGCGGGGCGACCTATCGGGAGGCACATCTGATCATGGAGCTGTTGCACGATTCCGGCGTGGTGGGATCGGTCGACATCGTTGAGCTCAATCCTTTCCTCGACGAACGTGGCCGGACCGCGCGCACTGCGGTCGAGCTGATCGGCAGCCTGTTCGGTCAGCAGATCACTGATCGGCCCACGCCGAGCAATGCGATTGCTCCGGGCGAGTAA